One genomic segment of Arachis duranensis cultivar V14167 chromosome 4, aradu.V14167.gnm2.J7QH, whole genome shotgun sequence includes these proteins:
- the LOC110280025 gene encoding protein STRUBBELIG-RECEPTOR FAMILY 7-like → MNSPSQLGWQVSGDDPCGQYWKGITCSNNRVTEIKLSNLKLTRTLPYGLQPLTSLTNLDLSSNNLGGGIPYQLPPNMQR, encoded by the exons ATGAACTCACCTTCACAGCTAGGTTGGCAAGTGAGTGGTGATGATCCGTGTGGACAATATTGGAAAGGCATAACATGCTCAAACAACCGAGTTACAGAGAT TAAGTTATCCAATCTTAAACTAACGAGAACATTGCCTTATGGATTACAACCCTTGACATCTTTGACCAACCT AGACCTGAGTAGCAACAATCTTGGAGGTGGCATACCATACCAGCTTCCTCCAAATATGCAGCGCTg A